The genome window TAACATATGCTTCCGATGCAGCTTTCTTTCAGAAAGCTTTTAGGCGAAGTGTACGCTTTCGAAGTAGCTTTCTTGCAGAAAGCTTGTAGCTCCGCTTCTCCAGTTTTTTCTGTCCTCTACGTTTCTCGTGTAAATCATTAGTCCATCTTGTATAGTTTCATATATTTAATGATTCTTATTGCTACGATGCTTGGACTTCATTATACCATCAACAATTCGCGAATATCCTGTTCGGATAAGGTTGTTGATCCGCCGTCTCCCGGCTCAATCACTTCGGCAATCAAGTCCTTCTTCCGTTGCTGGAGTTCCAGAATCTTCTCTTCGATTGTACCTTCGGTAACCAAGCGGATGACTTGCACCACCTGTTTCTGTCCCATACGATGGGCACGACCAATCGCCTGCTCTTCCACCGCGGGATTCCACCACAGATCATATAATATAACGGTATCTGCACCTGTTAAGTTTAATCCGGTACCGCCAGCTTTCAGGGAGATTAAGAACAGTTCAGCTTCACCCTCATTAAATCTGTGACACATCTCGACACGGCTCTGCGCAGGGGTCTGACCATCGAGGTAAAACAGGTTTTTTCCCTGTGCCGCGAGTGTCTGACGAATCAGGTTCAACATGCTCGCGAATTGGGAGAAAATAAGAATACGTTTGCCTGCGGCCAAACAATCCTCGACCGTTTCAAGCAACTGCTCCATTTTCCCAGAATCGCCTTGATAGCCTTCGACAAAGAGGGCCGGATGGCAGCACAACTGACGCAAACGGGTGATGCCTGCTAGAATTTTGATACGATTCTTCTGGAATCCATTATCCTCCATGTCCTTCGATGCTTCATCCTGAAGCTGGGAAAGGTATGCAGCGTACAGTTTCTTCTGTTCAACCGTAAGCTCTGACCGCTGTACCGTTTCAATCCGATCAGGCAATTCTTCCAGCACATCCTTCTTCAGGCGGCGCAGAATAAACGGACGTACCATCCGCGAGATCCGTTCCGGTGGAAGGTCGCGGAATCTTCTGTAGCTTGGAAACAGTCCAGGGAATACCGCTTCGAAAATGGACCACAATTCATCCAGCGAGTTCTCCACAGGTGTGCCTGTAAGTGCAAAACGGCGCGGTGCCTGAATTTGTTTCACTGCCTGTGCAGTCTGGGAGGAAGCATTTTTAATCGCCTGAGCTTCATCCAGAATGAGTGTATGAAATGTCCGGCCAAGGTAGGTGTCCAGATCCCGACGTAACAAAGGATACGATGTCACAATCACATCTGCCTCATCCATGCCTGAAAGCATATTGGCTCGTTCTTCTTTCTGCCCGGCTGCGATCAGGACGTTCAGATGCGGGGCAAACCTCGCAAACTCGTTAGCCCAGTTATAGGTCAGCGAAGCAGGAGCCACGACAAGTACCGGAGGATGAATGACTTTCGTTCGGACCGTCAATCCGTCCTGCTGCATCGTGGACCATGAGCCATCCGTATTCTCTGAAGTATCCAAAGGGAGCCCAGCTTCGGGATCAATGCCGGCAGTCGCCAACGTTTCACCATCCCATAATGATCCGCTCTCCCGGTACTTATCACTACCCGTATGGTCAGCGTTGTACTCAGGCTTCTCCTGAAGTACCGCTGTGATATAGGCGATGCTTTGCAACGTTTTGCCAAGTCCCATATCATCCGCGAGAATGCCGCCAAAACGATAATAAGCGAGGGTACGCAGCCACTGGTATCCGCTGTTCTGATAATCCCGTAGGATGGGGGTTAATGCTTTTGGTAATGCAAAATCCATCCGCTCGGGATCTCGGAGATCATCGAGGAAACGTTTCAGGGAGCCTCCCCACTTCACATGACCAGAAACCTCATCCCTGCCTGGCAATTGCAACGCCCGAACAGCTGGCAGCCGGATATGGCTGCTCTTGATGTCATCTGCTCCAAGTCCAAGCGAATCAGCCATGTGAGCGAAGCTGTCTGCACCTTCATTTTCAAGCGAGAGAAAGACTCCGCTCTTGAGACGGAAATACGGTTTCTTTTCCACAATGCGGCGCATGAGTTCCTGAAGTTCCTGTTCGTCCACACCTTCCATCTCGAATGAAATCTCCAGCCAGTCCAATCCTCTTCCCAAATCTGCTCGTACTTTCGGCGGTGTTGGATAGGATTGCACCATCGCCTTCACGGCGTTTGGCATGTAGATATCTACCTGTTTCTCAAGCTCAGGCAACAGATGATACATAACATCATAGATGGCATCTTCGCGTTCGCTCGCCCAGACACTACCCTCCCTTTCGAGAAAGGATCGATCAAGCCGTTCAATCAAATTCCGCTCTTTGTAACGATCACGCACCAAAATGACCTTTTTCTCTTCTTCATCTATCAAATACTCTGCCAGCGGATTAATAACCATAACCTCATAGTCGAATTCCAGACGTGCTGTAATACGTTCGCGGTAGAAGTCGATGTACAGTTTCGGTGAAAGTTCCGGTTCCGCGATCTGTTCACGCACCTGCGAATCAATGGACAGATGTCCAAGCGTACGCAGTTCAGGCACAACATGTTGCACAAATTCATCCACCTGCTGGGTCGAAATATCAATGCTCTCCTTAATCCCATATGAAGTGAGTGCCGCACTCAAGTCCTCCAGACTTCGCATCTGCATCGGCTCCAACATGTGCAACTGTCCTTCCACCACAGCAGCATCATAAGCAGGGAGAAGAATCAGCTCACGCAGTCCGGAAATCTCAAGCTGATACCCTTCATTCGTTCCCTGGGCAATCCGGTAAAACAAAGGCAATACGCCCTCACCGAGTGTGAGTGGTCCATTAGCAAATCCTGTACCCTCCATCCGACTGTCGGCCTGTAGTAGCAATTCCAGCAATGGCTTCCATACGAGCGGAGCAATCAGTATATCCCGTCCATCTGATGCCCCCAAATAACCGGAAATGGATTCGCGATAGGCCTCTTCACTCTGCCTCATTCGAATAAGCATCGAGAGTATGGCCTGATCCTGCGGAGTGAACACATGCATCAATGGATCATAGTGGAACAGTTTGGTAAATGACATGGGCTCGCCCTTTTCGATGCAATTCAGGAATTGCTTCACTTTTTGCACCACATACAGACGTTTGTTTCCCACTTTCAGTTCAAGAGCAAGTTTCCCCCCACCCTTATGAACCTGTATCAGCTTACATATAAACTGAACCTGTAACTCTTCCCGCAGGGAGGAACGGTTAACAGGGGCAGTGTATTTACGGTCATTTCCATGCAGCGGTCTCCGTTCCTTGGCAAACATGGACAGAATCTGATCCGCCGTACGGTAAGAAGGTTTATCTGCCGAGCGGCCCCACCCCGAAGCTGAACTTGGCCGACCTGCTTGGGCAAAATGAACGGGAGCACGCTCTGGAGCAACATTCAGTTGCTCACGTTGTGAATCAGGCTGGGGTCGCTCCCACTTGCTCTCTTCGACCAGCGTCCCGACCCTGGACTTGGAAAATGTGCTGGAATGGGTATTAGCCCCTTGGCCTGTAGCAGGTTGAGGGGTCTTCCCCGAGGCAACTGTGGCATTGCGATCCTGCTGCTCACCCCATTCGTGAATAGCCAGCAGAACAGCAGCGACATGTTTACAGTAGTCATAATGCCTGCCGTCACCTGGACAACTGCAGCCTGCCACAACCTCACCCGTTCCATCTATATCCACGGTCACCTGATAGCGCTCCGATCCACGCACCTGTGCTTCATAATGAAGCTGATCTTCACTGACCACCAGATTGGTCACCCTGCCAGATTGGTTATAATCTTCTCCGCGCTTGAATGCCGTGACCCCGCACAGCAATTTGATATCCATAATTGTGAATGGCGCCACGCTTCTTCGCCTCCTGTGTCATGATGTAAAAAAACCCCAAGAGCTCCTTGAAGCAGAGATTGGGGTTCCTTCATGCTGTAACTGTTGTTGTACCATACACTCTAATTATTTCACCAATTGACCACGTGTAACGCCCAGTTGATTCGTTGCTTTGAGTGTTTTCCACACTTGTGTACCACTGATCTCGCCGCGCAATGCACGGTTGTACAGATCAATGACTTCGCGTACCTGCTCCGGTGTCTCTTCCAGGAATTCCACACGGTAGCGCGATACACCCAGATCCATAAAGTTGGTCAGATACTCGGCACCTGACTGCTCCACTGCATTGTATACCGTATTACGACAGCCTTCATCCACACGTACCGGGTGGGACATACCAATTCGGTCTTGCAGGGATGCACGTTGTTCCTCACAAGGACGTCCACAGTTCGTATAGTCCGTTCCCTCACTCATAAACGTACAATATACACAGTGCTCGGTGTGGAACATCGGCAAATGCTGATGGATAACCACTTCGGTCTGACTTGTACGGGAGTGGCCCAGCAAATCAACCATTTGTTGAATGTTCAGGTCATAGGATGGCGTAATCCAGTCACATCCGGCTTCCAGGAACAATTCAACGGCTTTGTGATTGGCGATGTTCAATGAGAAGTCGCCGATCAGCTCCGGGTGCGTTGCATCCGGGTTTTCCATCCGATGGCGAAGGTAGAAGTACAGTGCACCTGTATTACGTACCAATACTGCATCCGGCTTCAGACGCAGGATGTTGTTGTGATATCCGTTCTCCCCAGGCATGTGAATACGCGGTGTTGCCAGCGCGATCTTGCGACCAGCGGCATGCACAGCTTCCACGGCTGCCGGGAACTGCTTGATAAACTCGAAGTCGGCATAGATCATGCCGATACCCGCTTCGATCGCTGCCTCCACTTGTGGCAGGCTGCGACAGAGCGCGGTCAGCTCTGCTTGACCGCGAGCGACTGGCGATGCCGGTTTAACCGAATCACCGTACACATCGACCGCCCGTTTCACGTAGACAGGTGGTTTAGGACGTTCACCCGCAAGTTGTTCTACAGCCTGACGGCGAATGTTATTCAACTCGCGCATCGGGATGATGACATCACCGTGCAAGTTGACGTCCATTCCCTCCAACTGGAACACGGTGCCTCCCAGACGTCCGAACTGCTCTTCGAGCAATTCATGCGTCATTGGACGCTTCTGTGCAATGTCCAGTTCCATCTCGGAATCAATCCGGACAGTCGTACCTTTCTGCACGTCTGTCCACCAAGTGCTAAGCGGCTGACCTGGGCTGCCGATGACCTTCACCTT of Paenibacillus sp. FSL R5-0517 contains these proteins:
- a CDS encoding DEAD/DEAH box helicase; translation: MAPFTIMDIKLLCGVTAFKRGEDYNQSGRVTNLVVSEDQLHYEAQVRGSERYQVTVDIDGTGEVVAGCSCPGDGRHYDYCKHVAAVLLAIHEWGEQQDRNATVASGKTPQPATGQGANTHSSTFSKSRVGTLVEESKWERPQPDSQREQLNVAPERAPVHFAQAGRPSSASGWGRSADKPSYRTADQILSMFAKERRPLHGNDRKYTAPVNRSSLREELQVQFICKLIQVHKGGGKLALELKVGNKRLYVVQKVKQFLNCIEKGEPMSFTKLFHYDPLMHVFTPQDQAILSMLIRMRQSEEAYRESISGYLGASDGRDILIAPLVWKPLLELLLQADSRMEGTGFANGPLTLGEGVLPLFYRIAQGTNEGYQLEISGLRELILLPAYDAAVVEGQLHMLEPMQMRSLEDLSAALTSYGIKESIDISTQQVDEFVQHVVPELRTLGHLSIDSQVREQIAEPELSPKLYIDFYRERITARLEFDYEVMVINPLAEYLIDEEEKKVILVRDRYKERNLIERLDRSFLEREGSVWASEREDAIYDVMYHLLPELEKQVDIYMPNAVKAMVQSYPTPPKVRADLGRGLDWLEISFEMEGVDEQELQELMRRIVEKKPYFRLKSGVFLSLENEGADSFAHMADSLGLGADDIKSSHIRLPAVRALQLPGRDEVSGHVKWGGSLKRFLDDLRDPERMDFALPKALTPILRDYQNSGYQWLRTLAYYRFGGILADDMGLGKTLQSIAYITAVLQEKPEYNADHTGSDKYRESGSLWDGETLATAGIDPEAGLPLDTSENTDGSWSTMQQDGLTVRTKVIHPPVLVVAPASLTYNWANEFARFAPHLNVLIAAGQKEERANMLSGMDEADVIVTSYPLLRRDLDTYLGRTFHTLILDEAQAIKNASSQTAQAVKQIQAPRRFALTGTPVENSLDELWSIFEAVFPGLFPSYRRFRDLPPERISRMVRPFILRRLKKDVLEELPDRIETVQRSELTVEQKKLYAAYLSQLQDEASKDMEDNGFQKNRIKILAGITRLRQLCCHPALFVEGYQGDSGKMEQLLETVEDCLAAGKRILIFSQFASMLNLIRQTLAAQGKNLFYLDGQTPAQSRVEMCHRFNEGEAELFLISLKAGGTGLNLTGADTVILYDLWWNPAVEEQAIGRAHRMGQKQVVQVIRLVTEGTIEEKILELQQRKKDLIAEVIEPGDGGSTTLSEQDIRELLMV